The region tatatatatatattaattttaacttgaatttgaatttgaaatttttgttggattaatttgaaataaagttaaaaaaattaaattttaaaataattccaACAATTAATTCGAAATCTAAATTCAAAATGGTAATTCTCCCAAAAGAATTTTTAAAGCAGcatattttctttcattctttgttCAACCCAGAAGTCTTAATACATGAGAATCTTAACGTGAACAACGGCATGTGGTATCAATCAAAATTACTCCCTTACAACAACTAGAATTGGGAGGAAAATGAGGAGCATCAATGAGAATGAACCTAACAACGTGTTAAAGGAATTTACAATTTTCCTCttcattgaaaaataaaaaaaggccaGTCATGAATCAAAACAAACCAGGAGTAATAAAttcagaagaaagaaaaaaaagacatatatatatatagccaggCTGTAAAAAAGAAAGCAACTCCCAGTATCTGTACATGCATAAACAATTTGAGATCCaacaccccccccccaaaaaaaaaaaagaaaaggaaatccACAAGAAAACGCCAAAATTGAAACGACATTGAGAGCTAAACACTAAATTGAAGGCCTTAAATAGCTACTTGTTCCTTTTGATGAGATGTGGATTCCTCATCACTAAAGCACAAATGGACTTTCAATGTGGACTCTATAGAGGATTCTGGTGCAGTACTTGGTGGTGGAGGttgcaacatcatcatcatctgtCTTTGCAGGTAGGAATAGTAGGTGTGAAAGGTTTTGGGGTTTACATTTAAATGGAATcccaacccaaaaaaaaaatccacttCAAGGAAGTTCATTTCTGTTGTACTGATTCCTCCTACTTTTGCATAGAAAGCATTGTTGTAATACCTACAAAGATAAATGTTCCAAAAGTCAGATCAAACTCAATGTTTGGTACTTTGGTAGAATATTAAAAGTGTATTATCCACTTgtcttactttttcttttttcagaaTATTTGAAGTGTATGGTCAAAAGGAACCAAAAAAATGAACAGGTTGGCCTATCACACTGAACTTCAATTATAGGCTTCTTTGCAGAAACAACTTTGTGTATCTATATATATTGTCTTCTGACTGTCAGAAGGACAGCCAGGATTCACATGCCTACAATTTGTTGGAACGGCAAAGAAATCATTCTTCTGGCAAATTCAATGGCTCTACAATTCCACCATGTCTAATCATTTGACTTCAACTAAGGGGGAAaaggtaaaaaagaaaagaaccaaaaaaaaaaaagagagcgtAAATTCAGTCATAATTCAAAGAACATGGAAGAGATCAAAGTATCTAAATACCCAAAACCCATAAATGAAATCCAAGAATTCTATGAGTGATTTATACAAACAAGTTAAGAACACTTACATATCATCCATGAACTTTGCAGCAACCATCACACTcgttgttgcggaaaggatcgattcgagaactccgatatgactacaagtaaattgaccggaacgaaaaataaagtgaacacaaggatttacgtggttcggctttaatgcctacgtccacgggcagaggcgaaaagaaatttcactataacaagatgaagattacaagtgttttacactcaagacacaacccgagaacctcacaactctcaacccctatagaaaacccgaaagctaaaatcctagctttcaaagaacaagctttgctctctcttggtttgggatgatcaatatggctaatgaacctctctatttataagagagttcaaggacataattgtccaaaactttggcaaagatttgtggttgaaaatggacaccaacaaccatccactaatccactaccaccaacaacccactaccaacaacaacaatccactaccaattttaagccatttcttaacactCGTAATAAGCAAGCGATGAACGTTGAAAGAATTGATGGGCAAGGAGGGTTGCCTTTGAGCAAACCGATCAAGATAAACATAAGCAACAATAAAGCAAGAGCGGCTGCAATTGGCGTACTTGTAAATTCTGTGGAGGTAGCTTTGAATGGAGATGGTTGGGCGTGTTAGGCCATGAAAAACTGAAATCTTCTGAGCCTGGAACCCACAGTTTAGATCGTTGGATTCAGCCACTTTTTGGATGAGAGAAGACAAGAAAGTTATGAGATTTGACATCACATTTGGGTTGTCTAGCTCTGCCATGGCTGAGAAGGTTTTTAGGACCAGAAAAGAGTTGAATGTGTTGCGTGGCTTCTCTGGTTGaggtaaaatatttataaaacagGTAAGGTGGTCGTTAAAGGGTAGGTATTTTCAGTGAAAGGAGTACCCATTTGGTGAAGAAACGTGGGATTTTACCAATAAGAGGCTGGTACACGAGTTCAAAGgcatttatttattgaaaatggCTCTATATGACTTGATTTTGAGGTGAAGGTGAAATTAATAGGCTAAAATGTGTTGTTTTCATATAGAAAATACATCATCAAAtcgatattaaaatttgaaacttGTGCTAAAGGGATGAGAAAGGTGGTTGATTTGGGGATTAAAGTCTTTTTCTTGAAAGGTTTCCCGTGATTAAATTGTAGCTAATGTTGTAGTGGTGATGGCATGCAATGGCCATCATGTGATTACATGTGGGAAAATGTTGATTGTAATTTGTGGGTCCTCTCTCTGAAAGATACTTGCACTTTGCAGCATGTGTTCCAAATCTAAGCAAATTGGATCTGTTATGTTTTTTTGGGATGGATACCATGTATTCGGCCCTTGCCCTTGCCCTTGCCCTTCTATTCTAGGATGCTCTTTCCCTAtaacaaattatatattatattatatgccAAACATCCTCAAACATGACTTCAACTTTAAATTAATTCCAAacttgattaattttttaaatgtagtGTTAAAAAATATTACTTCTTGTAAATTTATTATTCCGTTTAgatgttaaatattagttttaaagttaaatatatttaaaatatactaaTCAACctctaaatataaatatatatacttatcgtAACGGCAACTTAAGTTTGtcatgttaaataataataataaaaccaacaTGTCATTGAAATTTAGGAGTGACATTCCTTTAGCATGTCACAAAATTAAGTTGTACGTGGAGTATACATACTAAATATGTTTCACGTCAAattcaaatattcattttatgaCTAAGTTAATAATTAGATTAACAAAAAGATTTGATTGATATGATAAATCACATTttgaaaattcaattaaaatatcgatactaatttataatatatatattcatgattaCGAGTATGTGGTGGAaagaataaattataaagatgATAACATgtgcctaaattttttttaattttaaatatatctaAAGAGAGACATGTTATCTTCTTAAACTTggtaccaaaaaaaattaaacataggATATGCTTGGCAACTTCTGTACTAGATCAGGGTCGTCTTCATCTTCTAAGTTATTGTTTTGTTGTTAATGTTGCATGGCTTTTGTCCAGAAAATTAACAACAAAACAATAACTTAGAAGATGAAGACGACCCTGGCCACGGGTCTGCTTTATTTGTCTGCTTTTGTTTGGATTCACGGACTTGTCAAAATTTTGACCTTCTGAAACATCATCTAGTGTGTGGTGATGATATGATTCTTCCATGTATGAATGCTCATGGGGGTATAGCCTGATATAAATATTCCAGCTGGAAAACAGAAAATGATGCACCACTTTGTTTTACACATCAAAATACCGTTGTTTGTGATAATCAAATTAGCAACGAAACTTACAAAACTGGGattcgtttttttttcttttttatatttgacCCACCTTTGCTCCCACTTCTCATCAATGATCAACGCTTcagatattaaaaatattttacctTAGAACCACTTGAGTACACTTTCACTTATATCTCTGCATAATGATGATTTCAATCAACTTTGGAGATTTAAACCGAAATAAAAGTAACTTGAAAATGCCttacaaaatcattaataaaaaaatcctCAAAACTCTTCCTTTTTTCAAAAAACAAATTATAGTTGGTAAATGATGTATGACATGGGACCAAAACAGctttaaaattttgaagctcTACATATAGGTTCAATCAGCTTTCCCAGATATGTTCAATGAAAATTCCTAAGGTGCTAGAAGATTTTATCAATGGCAACAGTTTAAGGATTCCAAGTCATGAGAATGGTAAACTATCCATATCCCTTCCACAAATGGAAGAAAACTCTTGCCCCTTGAGCAGCTTAAATTGGAAAATTCATACATTTGAAACAAGGGTAAAGGAAAGGGCTCCAGCAAGAATTCATGTAGGTGAG is a window of Gossypium hirsutum isolate 1008001.06 chromosome D08, Gossypium_hirsutum_v2.1, whole genome shotgun sequence DNA encoding:
- the LOC107915936 gene encoding cyclin-U4-1, whose amino-acid sequence is MAELDNPNVMSNLITFLSSLIQKVAESNDLNCGFQAQKISVFHGLTRPTISIQSYLHRIYKYANCSRSCFIVAYVYLDRFAQRQPSLPINSFNVHRLLITSVKKCVMVAAKFMDDMYYNNAFYAKVGGISTTEMNFLEVDFFFGLGFHLNVNPKTFHTYYSYLQRQMMMMLQPPPPSTAPESSIESTLKVHLCFSDEESTSHQKEQVAI